One window of the Natronomonas marina genome contains the following:
- the cobJ gene encoding precorrin-3B C(17)-methyltransferase: MSTDDITTETSTDTETSCGASDDSNAAETATDTESSSKCGASTPDAEADGGVTSAAGTATDAGESASTCGGSTTSSSSGCGSSKKSATDEKVGSTVDDFEADPGRLIAVGLGPGQPEGMTQRARGALLDAEHIVGYTTYVELLPEEVTESAEELYDTPMCGEVSRTEEAIDRALAGNDVAIIGSGDPNVYALAGLALEILESKGATASMVDFEVVPGVPAAQSCGARLGAPLVNDTVSISLSDHLTSMPTIESRLHAAAKEGFTIAIYNPWSRKRRENFQKCCEILMEHRSPDTPVGVVHGAGRDDEEVEIVELGELEDLGETDLVDMTTTILVGNEETYVWDDRMVTPRGYESKYDY; the protein is encoded by the coding sequence ATGAGCACTGACGACATCACCACTGAGACGAGCACAGACACCGAAACCAGCTGTGGAGCGAGTGACGATTCGAACGCGGCTGAAACTGCGACTGACACCGAATCCAGTTCGAAATGCGGCGCTTCGACCCCGGACGCCGAGGCCGACGGTGGCGTCACGAGCGCAGCCGGAACGGCGACAGATGCTGGTGAGAGCGCGTCGACGTGTGGCGGGTCCACGACGTCGTCGAGTTCTGGATGCGGCAGTTCGAAGAAGTCGGCGACCGACGAGAAGGTCGGGTCTACTGTCGACGACTTCGAGGCAGATCCCGGACGACTCATCGCAGTTGGATTGGGTCCCGGACAGCCGGAGGGGATGACCCAGCGTGCCCGCGGGGCGCTGCTCGACGCGGAGCATATCGTCGGGTACACCACGTACGTCGAACTCCTGCCAGAAGAGGTCACGGAGTCGGCAGAGGAACTGTACGATACGCCGATGTGTGGAGAAGTGTCTCGCACGGAGGAAGCGATTGATCGCGCGCTCGCAGGTAACGATGTCGCCATCATCGGAAGCGGCGATCCGAACGTCTACGCGCTGGCTGGTCTGGCGCTGGAGATCCTCGAGTCGAAGGGTGCGACCGCGAGCATGGTCGACTTCGAGGTCGTCCCCGGCGTCCCCGCAGCCCAGTCCTGTGGCGCGCGGTTGGGCGCGCCGCTCGTGAACGACACGGTCAGTATCTCCCTGTCGGACCACCTGACGTCGATGCCAACCATCGAGTCACGGCTCCACGCGGCAGCTAAGGAGGGCTTCACCATCGCGATCTACAACCCTTGGAGCCGCAAGCGCCGGGAGAACTTCCAGAAGTGCTGTGAGATCCTCATGGAACACCGTTCACCGGACACGCCTGTCGGGGTCGTCCACGGGGCGGGCCGCGACGACGAGGAGGTTGAGATCGTTGAACTCGGAGAGCTTGAGGACCTCGGCGAGACGGACCTCGTCGACATGACGACGACGATCCTCGTCGGAAACGAGGAGACGTACGTCTGGGACGATCGGATGGTGACGCCGCGGGGGTACGAGTCCAAGTATGACTACTGA
- a CDS encoding precorrin-3B C(17)-methyltransferase, with translation MDGRDATADAMGTLFVVGIGPGLPHAMTQRAKDVITTADCVIASNLYQEFLRRDGTLPPENAEVEAAPDGGTAAGDESGTVFERPGGTRQTLIRSTMGKQVELAREAFQRVRAGEDVAHVSGGDPNVYGKSDLLYTMAEADEAYDVPIEVVPGVTAALGGAANLGAPLSNDFCTVSLSDKWRGWDEIEEKLRAAAISGFVIVLYNCWRDYQRAIDVVCEERADDVPVGIFNDAGRGDAGRNLDDETHTITTLGEANDHDDEVGGMGTSILIGNHETTVWENDYGKHLVTPRGGRDVDDF, from the coding sequence ATGGATGGCAGAGATGCCACCGCCGACGCGATGGGGACCCTCTTCGTCGTCGGCATCGGCCCTGGACTGCCCCACGCGATGACGCAGCGGGCCAAGGACGTCATCACCACCGCCGATTGCGTCATCGCGTCGAACCTCTACCAGGAGTTCCTCCGTCGCGACGGAACACTCCCCCCAGAAAACGCCGAGGTGGAAGCCGCACCTGACGGGGGAACGGCGGCGGGAGACGAGTCCGGTACCGTCTTCGAACGGCCAGGGGGTACCCGCCAGACCCTCATCCGCTCGACGATGGGGAAGCAGGTCGAACTGGCCCGTGAGGCGTTCCAGCGCGTCCGGGCGGGCGAAGATGTCGCCCACGTTTCTGGCGGCGATCCGAACGTCTACGGCAAGAGCGACCTCCTGTACACGATGGCCGAGGCGGACGAGGCGTACGACGTTCCCATCGAAGTAGTCCCCGGTGTGACGGCGGCGCTCGGTGGCGCGGCGAACCTCGGCGCACCGCTGTCGAACGACTTCTGTACGGTGTCGCTGTCCGACAAGTGGCGCGGATGGGACGAGATCGAAGAGAAGCTCCGAGCCGCAGCGATCAGCGGCTTCGTCATCGTCCTTTACAACTGCTGGCGGGATTATCAACGCGCCATCGACGTGGTTTGCGAGGAGCGAGCCGACGACGTGCCGGTCGGCATCTTCAATGACGCCGGCCGTGGCGACGCAGGTCGAAATCTGGACGACGAGACACACACCATCACCACCCTCGGCGAGGCGAACGACCACGACGACGAGGTCGGCGGGATGGGAACGTCCATTCTGATCGGCAATCACGAGACGACAGTCTGGGAGAACGACTACGGCAAACACCTCGTCACCCCGCGCGGCGGGCGTGACGTCGACGACTTCTGA
- a CDS encoding cobalt-factor II C(20)-methyltransferase yields MTLYGIGLGPGDADLVTVRGRRVLEAADVVYSPGRLSRSVATEHVPQDRIGDVDFPMTRDEDELRRAWREAAEEIAPRARDGTVAFVTLGDPNVYSTFGHLRRTLSAFHADVDIVVVPGVSAVTAFTTALGVEISSGASLALHEAARGAAPTGPDRMLLFKVTDVPTTHEQLVEAGYDVVYGRRLYMDQGETVVTDDPGTLTERDYYTLAYAEKCDLDSEPATAAFEETESESDSGTGARVKTDGGAQPASEPWSVDEFRSDTVSMERAEGEACGDEVPEVPPR; encoded by the coding sequence ATGACTCTCTACGGTATCGGACTCGGCCCCGGCGACGCCGACCTTGTAACCGTACGCGGACGTCGCGTCCTCGAAGCAGCGGACGTCGTCTACTCGCCGGGACGCCTCTCTCGATCGGTTGCGACCGAACACGTCCCCCAAGACCGAATCGGTGACGTCGACTTTCCGATGACTCGCGACGAGGACGAACTCCGGCGAGCGTGGCGCGAGGCCGCTGAAGAGATCGCACCGCGTGCTCGCGACGGAACTGTGGCGTTCGTCACGCTCGGTGATCCGAACGTCTATTCGACGTTCGGGCACTTGCGGCGGACGCTCTCCGCGTTTCACGCTGATGTCGATATCGTGGTCGTTCCCGGGGTGAGTGCCGTAACGGCCTTTACCACGGCTCTTGGCGTCGAGATTTCCTCCGGGGCGAGTCTCGCGCTTCACGAGGCCGCTCGTGGTGCAGCACCTACCGGACCAGATCGGATGCTTCTGTTCAAGGTCACCGATGTCCCGACGACCCACGAACAGCTCGTTGAGGCGGGCTATGACGTGGTGTACGGCCGCCGACTGTACATGGATCAGGGCGAGACGGTCGTGACGGATGATCCCGGAACGCTGACCGAACGCGACTACTATACGCTGGCTTACGCGGAGAAATGCGATCTCGATTCGGAGCCGGCGACTGCGGCCTTCGAAGAGACCGAATCGGAGAGCGACTCTGGCACCGGAGCGAGGGTGAAGACCGATGGCGGGGCGCAGCCTGCCTCAGAGCCCTGGTCCGTGGATGAATTTCGGAGTGATACCGTGTCGATGGAGCGAGCCGAAGGTGAAGCCTGCGGCGACGAAGTCCCGGAGGTCCCGCCGCGATGA
- a CDS encoding MarR family transcriptional regulator, which translates to MPKNAADPEEFGVLQSKRNATRYQILVQIAERQPAVNQQEIADAIGVTSQAVSDYLQDLVEHGYVNKHGRGRYEVTKEGVDWLISQTDELRHFIEHVSEDVIGQVEIETAIATTEISEGETVSLTMQDGVLRAMSGGAGSATAVAVTNAEAGQDVGITNFDGVVDYDLGSVTIVSIPRVQNGGSSAVDPNRIAEMAESHDLIAVGGVEAIAVAEAADLEPDIRFGSASAVQEAAAKGLDILLLSSTDLLSAHTDKLRDQNLSYEVVDVADT; encoded by the coding sequence ATGCCGAAGAACGCGGCCGATCCCGAGGAATTCGGCGTTCTCCAGAGCAAACGTAACGCCACACGGTATCAAATCCTCGTCCAGATCGCAGAACGACAACCCGCGGTAAACCAACAAGAGATAGCCGATGCTATCGGGGTCACCTCCCAGGCTGTGAGCGATTACCTCCAAGACCTGGTTGAACACGGATACGTCAACAAGCACGGCCGTGGCCGATACGAAGTAACCAAGGAAGGAGTCGACTGGCTGATCTCACAGACCGACGAGTTGCGCCACTTCATCGAACACGTTTCTGAAGACGTCATCGGACAGGTCGAGATCGAGACTGCAATCGCGACGACGGAAATCAGCGAAGGAGAGACCGTATCACTGACGATGCAGGACGGTGTTCTACGGGCTATGTCTGGTGGGGCCGGGAGCGCAACTGCAGTTGCAGTCACGAACGCGGAGGCAGGGCAGGATGTTGGAATTACGAATTTCGACGGGGTCGTCGATTACGACTTGGGTTCGGTGACTATCGTCTCGATCCCACGGGTTCAAAACGGCGGAAGTTCGGCGGTGGATCCGAATAGAATCGCTGAGATGGCCGAAAGCCACGATCTGATAGCGGTTGGTGGAGTCGAGGCTATCGCCGTCGCTGAGGCAGCAGATCTCGAGCCAGACATTCGTTTCGGAAGCGCGTCTGCTGTTCAAGAAGCAGCTGCGAAGGGACTCGACATACTGCTCCTATCTTCGACAGATCTGCTCTCGGCACACACCGACAAACTCCGGGATCAGAATCTCAGTTATGAGGTCGTGGACGTGGCGGACACGTAG
- a CDS encoding cobalamin biosynthesis protein, whose product MSDANRQSTTPDPVEDLLTSTPATAYFWGRVAGDGELTQDCVTVRTADETSADALAAIAGAGRTDHDHRIAARESSHDASIVRFEDEYKLQVFGMLADRASAALGLPIDGQPGGYRFDTFSEYRPQLVRGLLEACGTVCFRESSGSVGVSFVHDDEALLRTVQSLLDAADPHVPADDLSETSSGGYWFGLGDDADTAAFARWVYAGSDGSGLYSTERRQKLRRSVERATGSEVGELSR is encoded by the coding sequence ATGAGTGACGCGAACCGACAATCCACGACGCCGGACCCGGTCGAGGATCTGCTCACCTCGACACCGGCCACGGCGTACTTCTGGGGACGCGTAGCCGGTGATGGCGAACTGACTCAGGACTGTGTGACCGTTCGGACGGCAGATGAGACGTCGGCCGACGCGCTTGCGGCGATCGCCGGCGCCGGTCGAACGGACCACGACCACCGAATCGCTGCCCGCGAGTCGTCGCACGATGCCTCGATCGTCCGGTTCGAAGACGAGTACAAGTTACAGGTATTCGGGATGCTGGCCGACCGCGCAAGTGCCGCGCTTGGACTCCCCATCGACGGACAGCCTGGTGGATATCGGTTCGACACGTTCTCAGAGTACCGTCCACAGCTCGTTCGTGGATTACTCGAGGCCTGTGGCACCGTCTGTTTCCGTGAGTCCTCGGGGTCGGTCGGTGTCTCGTTCGTCCACGACGACGAAGCCCTACTTCGGACGGTTCAGTCGCTCCTCGACGCCGCTGATCCCCACGTTCCGGCCGACGACCTCTCCGAGACGTCCTCCGGTGGATACTGGTTCGGTCTGGGCGACGATGCGGACACGGCGGCGTTTGCACGATGGGTGTACGCCGGCAGCGACGGGTCGGGACTGTACTCGACGGAGCGGCGGCAGAAACTCCGCCGGAGCGTCGAACGTGCAACGGGTAGTGAGGTGGGCGAGCTCTCCCGATGA
- the cbiT gene encoding precorrin-6Y C5,15-methyltransferase (decarboxylating) subunit CbiT, which translates to MAHVSLPHDAKAGPTKPEVRAVLLSKLDLGSTDHFAEVGSCTGAVTIEAARRAGRVTALERKAERIETTRKNLAANEVTGGVDLREAEAPEGLPGDADVLFIGGSRNYEAVLDHAVETEVDRIVMNVSRLEVAGSATEAFRNRDLLEEVVQFQVSHGYELAGATSFNSDNPVYMLVGGTDAVAADGGQR; encoded by the coding sequence ATGGCACACGTATCGCTCCCACACGATGCGAAGGCCGGTCCGACGAAACCGGAGGTCAGGGCCGTCCTTCTCAGCAAACTCGACCTCGGGTCGACCGACCACTTCGCAGAGGTCGGTTCGTGTACCGGCGCCGTTACGATCGAGGCGGCGCGGCGCGCGGGTCGGGTCACTGCACTCGAACGAAAAGCAGAACGAATCGAAACTACCAGAAAAAATCTCGCTGCCAATGAGGTGACCGGGGGCGTTGACCTTCGGGAAGCCGAAGCTCCCGAGGGGTTACCCGGCGACGCAGACGTCCTGTTCATCGGCGGCAGTCGGAACTACGAGGCAGTCCTCGACCACGCAGTCGAAACCGAGGTTGACCGTATCGTCATGAACGTTTCGCGGCTCGAAGTCGCTGGATCCGCCACCGAGGCGTTCCGTAATCGGGACCTCCTGGAAGAGGTCGTCCAGTTCCAGGTGAGTCACGGGTACGAACTCGCCGGCGCGACGAGTTTCAATTCCGACAACCCGGTGTACATGCTGGTGGGCGGGACCGATGCGGTTGCGGCAGACGGGGGACAGCGATGA
- the cbiG gene encoding cobalt-precorrin 5A hydrolase: MSTDTNDADSDESSGHCSTPDSDGEVAEEIAIISFERKLDTAREIEAGIGDAYERVDIIEYHGDVFAEHWGEYDCFVGLMASGIAMRKTAPLLDDKWDDPAIVVVDEALTWAIPITGGHHGANQVAHDLSQLGAVPAMTTASEAAGKQGVESKAKALDTHVVNGDSTVATNLAVLNDELGPVARLDGPRAVLVGDDVTVLKRNAADGVVLGTGTVSGVKKAQVLDAWEAVLDDLNLEFSDVEFIATGTRKEGEEGLYEAAQEIGAGVVLFEKETLEGFEGPSPSRSKELIGWPGIAEASAIAGGREHDLARKKERFDDAVTVAVGR, from the coding sequence ATGAGTACCGACACCAACGACGCGGATTCGGACGAATCGAGCGGTCACTGTTCCACACCGGACTCGGACGGCGAGGTGGCCGAGGAGATCGCGATCATCAGCTTCGAACGAAAACTCGACACCGCTCGCGAGATCGAGGCGGGAATCGGCGACGCCTACGAGCGCGTGGATATCATCGAGTACCACGGCGACGTGTTCGCGGAACACTGGGGCGAGTACGATTGCTTCGTCGGGCTGATGGCCTCGGGGATCGCGATGCGCAAGACCGCGCCGCTCCTCGATGACAAGTGGGACGATCCCGCTATCGTCGTCGTCGACGAAGCGCTCACGTGGGCAATCCCGATCACGGGTGGCCACCACGGTGCAAATCAGGTCGCCCACGATCTCTCACAACTGGGCGCAGTCCCGGCGATGACGACCGCGAGCGAGGCTGCGGGCAAGCAGGGCGTCGAGAGCAAGGCGAAGGCGCTGGACACCCACGTCGTCAACGGCGATTCGACGGTCGCGACGAACCTCGCCGTTTTGAACGATGAACTCGGTCCGGTGGCCCGTCTCGACGGCCCCCGAGCGGTCCTCGTCGGCGACGACGTGACCGTGCTCAAGCGCAACGCGGCCGATGGCGTCGTCCTCGGGACCGGCACCGTCTCGGGGGTGAAGAAAGCGCAGGTACTCGATGCCTGGGAGGCTGTCCTCGACGACCTGAATCTGGAGTTTTCGGACGTGGAGTTCATCGCGACTGGCACCCGAAAGGAGGGTGAAGAAGGACTCTACGAGGCAGCCCAGGAGATCGGTGCGGGGGTCGTCCTCTTCGAGAAGGAAACGCTGGAGGGGTTCGAGGGGCCCTCACCCTCGCGGTCGAAGGAACTCATCGGCTGGCCGGGTATCGCTGAAGCGTCGGCTATTGCCGGCGGACGCGAGCACGACCTCGCCCGGAAGAAAGAGCGGTTCGATGACGCCGTGACCGTCGCGGTGGGGCGGTAA
- a CDS encoding cobalt-precorrin-4/precorrin-4 C(11)-methyltransferase produces MTDPQDAIDAEAATRAAERDPRIEERTAGERQEGIPFIGAGPGDPGLLTVTGRELVEAADLVVHAGSLVNSELLDEYCADAEQVSSIGKDLEELVPLMRDAYEAGRTVVRLHSGDPAIYGAALEQMDALEHEGVPTYIIPGVTSAFAASATLRTQLTLNGVANHVAFTRPQGKTLDPEDDHIGEFVEMGDVTTCIYLGTHAVGETMDRLLEDGHDPETPVTVVYHASWPDEEIIEGTIGTIGERLEAAGYRASALVIIGDAARKAGYERSYLYGDWANRSSTESEADD; encoded by the coding sequence ATGACCGACCCGCAAGACGCTATCGACGCGGAGGCGGCCACCCGAGCGGCGGAGCGAGACCCTCGGATCGAGGAGCGAACTGCTGGCGAGAGACAGGAGGGCATCCCGTTCATCGGTGCCGGTCCCGGCGATCCAGGGCTCCTCACTGTCACCGGTAGAGAGCTGGTCGAGGCGGCAGATCTCGTCGTCCACGCCGGCTCGCTGGTCAACAGCGAACTTCTCGACGAATACTGTGCGGACGCCGAGCAGGTGTCGAGCATCGGTAAAGACCTGGAGGAGTTGGTGCCGCTGATGCGGGACGCCTACGAGGCGGGGCGGACGGTCGTCCGTCTCCACAGCGGCGACCCGGCAATCTACGGAGCAGCGCTGGAACAGATGGATGCTCTGGAACACGAGGGGGTCCCGACCTACATTATTCCAGGCGTGACCTCGGCGTTCGCAGCCAGTGCGACGCTCCGGACCCAGCTCACGCTGAACGGCGTGGCCAACCACGTCGCCTTCACCCGGCCTCAGGGGAAGACCCTCGACCCCGAGGACGATCACATCGGCGAGTTCGTCGAGATGGGTGATGTGACGACTTGCATCTACCTCGGCACTCACGCGGTCGGCGAGACGATGGACCGCCTCCTCGAAGACGGCCACGACCCGGAGACGCCGGTTACCGTGGTCTATCACGCCTCGTGGCCGGACGAGGAGATCATCGAGGGGACCATCGGAACGATCGGCGAGCGTCTGGAGGCAGCCGGCTACCGTGCGTCCGCGCTCGTCATCATCGGCGATGCGGCGCGAAAAGCGGGATACGAGCGTTCCTACCTGTACGGTGACTGGGCGAACCGCAGTTCCACCGAGAGCGAAGCAGACGACTGA
- a CDS encoding ferredoxin: protein MTTEYQVRLDRSACDGVFACLVRDDRFVEASDGLATIDEDADGSHQEHDMNGEQLVTFTDERLTAAQQAARACPVDAIEVLTEEDDE, encoded by the coding sequence ATGACTACTGAGTATCAGGTTCGGCTCGACCGTAGCGCCTGTGATGGCGTGTTCGCTTGTCTCGTCCGAGACGACCGCTTCGTCGAGGCCTCGGACGGGTTGGCGACCATCGACGAGGACGCCGACGGTAGTCATCAGGAGCACGACATGAACGGAGAACAGCTCGTGACGTTCACCGACGAGCGGCTGACGGCCGCCCAACAGGCGGCCCGCGCCTGCCCGGTCGACGCGATCGAGGTGCTGACGGAGGAAGACGATGAGTGA